In Dyadobacter sp. NIV53, a single window of DNA contains:
- a CDS encoding FAD-binding protein, with product MTYKKTLFKKAPEVAVIGSGFAGMAASAVMAMNGSRVTCL from the coding sequence ATGACTTATAAAAAAACATTATTTAAAAAGGCTCCCGAAGTAGCGGTGATCGGCTCCGGATTTGCGGGCATGGCTGCATCAGCAGTAATGGCTATGAACGGCAGCAGGGTTACTTGTTTATGA
- a CDS encoding MerR family transcriptional regulator, translating into MSTYSIKDLERISSQKAHTIRIWEQRYGLLEPERTDSNIRFYNDDQLKKLLNVCTLIRNGMKISHVSKLSRKEIADEIDLIIADSFQSDIHIEAVINEALIAISTYNGTLFDVLFSNSVKGMGLNKTYVKIIYPLLVRTGLMWIKDDLLPAQEHFLSNLIRQKLFSAIDTLPLPDNPDQTWILFLNEEEDHEIGLLFAYYLLRQYGKRVIYLGARVPYENLFGVVSQCKPTHIYSFVVRKQPDKEMEQLLSRLTADFNGLNICISGDNELIRKASADKKVRFISSIDSLIDIVKKPDDL; encoded by the coding sequence ATGTCAACATACTCTATAAAGGATCTTGAACGGATCAGTAGCCAGAAAGCCCACACTATCAGAATATGGGAACAGCGCTACGGTCTTTTAGAGCCTGAAAGGACAGATTCCAACATCAGGTTTTATAATGATGACCAGTTAAAGAAACTTTTGAATGTATGTACGTTAATCCGTAATGGGATGAAAATCTCCCATGTCAGCAAACTTAGCCGGAAAGAGATTGCCGATGAGATTGATTTGATCATAGCAGATTCTTTTCAGAGTGATATTCATATTGAAGCTGTTATTAACGAGGCGCTTATTGCGATCTCAACGTACAATGGAACGCTTTTTGATGTATTGTTCTCCAATTCCGTTAAAGGAATGGGATTAAATAAAACATACGTTAAGATTATTTATCCATTGCTTGTTCGAACCGGACTCATGTGGATTAAAGACGATTTGCTTCCTGCACAGGAGCATTTTTTATCAAATCTGATCAGACAAAAGTTATTTTCTGCCATTGATACATTGCCCTTACCCGATAATCCTGATCAAACCTGGATCCTGTTTCTGAATGAAGAAGAAGACCATGAGATTGGGTTGCTGTTTGCATATTATTTATTAAGGCAGTATGGTAAAAGAGTCATTTATCTGGGAGCACGGGTTCCGTACGAGAATCTTTTCGGAGTAGTTTCCCAATGTAAGCCGACTCACATTTATTCCTTTGTTGTCAGAAAACAGCCGGACAAAGAAATGGAGCAGCTGCTTAGCCGGTTGACGGCGGATTTTAATGGATTAAATATCTGTATTTCCGGAGATAATGAACTTATTCGCAAGGCTTCTGCCGATAAAAAAGTACGCTTTATATCGTCCATTGATAGTTTGATTGATATCGTTAAAAAACCTGATGACTTATAA
- a CDS encoding helix-turn-helix domain-containing protein, whose product MKAQEMFWSVNIKFLRLRQKLSQEALAEKLGITRVKLNAHESGRTTNPTIDDLINFSELFRMSIDSLLKIDLSKLSEQKIKDLELGSELFMKGNNIRVLAVTVDKDENENVEYVPVKAKAGYRSGYNDPEFLASLPKFNLPNLPKNGTFRMFPTIGDSMLPVPEGSDVITRYVQDWTRLKAETPCIVILKGEQDFVFKQVTIKLDGTMLLQSFNKQYFAYTIPVSEVIELWEYYSFHSKQLPEPQTDMQQLLKMLQEMQMEIKELSERPYKKKFTGGNN is encoded by the coding sequence ATGAAAGCTCAGGAAATGTTTTGGTCAGTGAATATTAAGTTTCTTCGGTTACGTCAGAAGCTAAGCCAGGAAGCCCTGGCAGAGAAGTTAGGGATCACGCGCGTGAAATTAAATGCGCATGAAAGCGGAAGAACTACTAATCCAACAATTGATGATCTTATCAATTTTTCTGAGTTATTCAGGATGAGCATTGACAGTCTTTTGAAAATTGATCTGAGCAAATTGTCAGAACAAAAAATCAAGGATCTTGAACTTGGCAGTGAGCTGTTCATGAAAGGCAATAATATTCGTGTACTGGCTGTAACGGTGGATAAAGACGAAAACGAAAATGTAGAGTACGTTCCTGTAAAAGCAAAAGCAGGTTATCGTTCCGGCTATAATGATCCGGAGTTCTTGGCGAGCTTACCAAAGTTTAATCTACCAAACCTGCCTAAAAATGGTACATTTCGTATGTTTCCGACTATTGGAGATTCTATGCTTCCTGTGCCGGAAGGCAGTGATGTTATTACGCGTTATGTACAGGACTGGACAAGGCTGAAAGCTGAAACTCCCTGCATTGTTATTTTAAAGGGTGAGCAGGATTTCGTTTTCAAACAGGTTACCATCAAGCTGGATGGAACAATGCTGCTTCAGTCTTTTAACAAACAATATTTTGCTTACACAATTCCGGTTTCAGAAGTGATTGAACTGTGGGAATATTACAGTTTTCACAGCAAGCAATTGCCAGAGCCGCAAACAGATATGCAGCAGCTTTTAAAAATGCTGCAGGAAATGCAAATGGAAATCAAAGAATTATCGGAGCGTCCTTATAAAAAGAAGTTTACTGGTGGTAATAACTAA
- a CDS encoding glycosyltransferase family 2 protein, with protein MPEHHLFSWLLPFIWFLLVSYAIFTVGLTVLWSKLKTQYPGQSETSTFITVIIPVRNEEENILSLLSDINKQTFPKDQFEVLVMNDSSTDNTEAIVNQCIKSLKINIRLINLPNFNRFFHQ; from the coding sequence ATGCCCGAACATCACCTTTTTTCCTGGTTACTACCTTTTATCTGGTTTCTTCTGGTCAGTTATGCCATTTTCACTGTTGGACTTACCGTTTTATGGTCTAAGCTGAAAACACAATATCCCGGCCAATCTGAAACATCAACCTTTATTACCGTAATTATTCCTGTACGAAACGAAGAAGAAAATATTTTATCACTTCTTTCTGACATCAATAAACAAACGTTTCCAAAAGATCAGTTTGAAGTGCTTGTAATGAATGACAGCTCTACTGATAATACAGAAGCTATTGTCAATCAATGCATTAAAAGCTTAAAAATAAATATTCGTTTAATTAATTTACCCAATTTCAACAGATTCTTCCATCAATAA
- a CDS encoding lysylphosphatidylglycerol synthase domain-containing protein — protein MVTILIISYIVTTFRNEEKGIGNVADVFQRILAREHFPILTFMLILVPLNWALESLKWRQLARKVVPISFWDAFRGTLTGLAIGVAAPAQLGDTIGRIAALRSDKRLLAIGAALVSNGIQFYVSVVIGALGWFFIKDRLTITENSKQLLNLLLVIIITLGWIVVLFRKQLMNWHPSRPYLQKLHSYLKIIGEYTAADLLLSTAYGTFRYFVFLTQFVLALSLFDFPLTYPELSSCVALIFLAKTLIPAINVLGDLGLREFTALFVFKQYNLPAEEIIAATFLIWIINVLGPILIGIFLIWKYKWKNVIK, from the coding sequence ATGGTTACCATCCTGATAATAAGTTATATCGTTACTACATTTCGAAACGAAGAAAAAGGTATAGGAAATGTTGCTGACGTTTTTCAAAGAATTTTAGCACGTGAACACTTTCCCATATTAACCTTCATGCTTATTCTGGTGCCGCTCAACTGGGCTTTGGAAAGCCTGAAATGGCGACAGTTAGCTAGGAAAGTAGTTCCAATCAGTTTTTGGGACGCTTTTCGAGGGACATTAACCGGGCTTGCCATTGGCGTTGCTGCCCCTGCTCAATTAGGAGATACCATCGGCCGCATCGCTGCATTACGTTCAGACAAGCGGTTGCTGGCAATTGGTGCAGCCCTTGTTTCCAATGGGATCCAGTTTTATGTATCTGTGGTAATCGGCGCTTTGGGCTGGTTTTTCATAAAGGATCGTTTAACAATAACTGAAAACAGCAAACAACTTTTAAATCTTTTATTAGTCATTATTATAACCCTGGGTTGGATTGTTGTTTTGTTCAGGAAACAATTGATGAACTGGCATCCATCCAGGCCATATCTGCAAAAACTACATTCCTATCTGAAAATAATCGGCGAATATACCGCCGCGGACTTGCTGTTGTCTACCGCATATGGAACGTTCCGTTATTTCGTTTTTCTGACACAGTTTGTATTGGCACTTTCGTTGTTTGATTTTCCACTTACCTATCCCGAACTCAGCTCTTGTGTTGCACTCATTTTTCTTGCCAAAACATTAATTCCAGCTATCAACGTTTTAGGTGATCTTGGATTAAGGGAATTCACAGCACTTTTTGTCTTCAAACAATACAATTTGCCGGCAGAAGAAATTATCGCAGCCACATTTTTAATCTGGATTATCAATGTATTAGGGCCAATTCTGATCGGAATTTTTCTGATTTGGAAATATAAATGGAAAAATGTGATCAAATAA